AAGTGTTTTGATGTCATGAGTGACGAGGCCTCTGTCCATGATGATCTCATAAGAGACAGAAGCCTTGAATATCCAGCATCTGAATCAAACAGTCAGAAGTCAAGTAGCAGCTTGGAGTTTGGTGGAtttaactttgcattttttcGTAGCTTTGGTGATACATCGGTTGGAGAGTCAAAATGTCGACAGTAACACCTCATGCATTAAACGAAGACGTAGTTAGACAATTGTCTAAAGATGAATTGGCCTTTGTAGTTCTGGACTGGCTACAAAGAATGAAAGACATTGGTGCAATGTTGAGAAGGGAGGATGAATTGGAGAAACAATTGACGGAAGCTCAGGAAGAAATCAAGCATCTGAAACAGGATGTTGTTTCTCTGACTGAAGAGCGAGACTCGGCTctctttcaaaagaaaatgttggaaaaacggACAATCCCACAGTTAAACAGAGAGCTTGAGAATCAGAGAAACCACAAGAATCAGTTCAGGTCTGAGATTCAAAAGTACCACCTGAAAGTCATGGAGCTTTACACCACTTTCAAAAGCTTGGAGAGGCAGTCAAAACAGAAGGTTGAGAGTATTTTGATACAAACAGACGCAGTGGAGTCTCGCAGCACGGCAGACCAAAACACAATCGAGAAGCGTGACGACAAAGTCAAGAGACTCGAGTTTGAGCTCTCCCAAAGAGATGATGATATCTGTATTTTCAAGAAGGAGGCTTCAGACCACAAAGAACGGTGCAGACGTCTGGAAGGAAAAATAGAAGATCTACAAAAACAGCTGGAAAAGGGAGAAGAGgagatgaaaaatattctaaagaaacTCCCAAAACCTCGAAAAGAGGAACTAATTGCTAAAAGTAGGCAAGAGTTCAAAGCAACTCTACAATTATATGAGCCTATaataactgaagaaaaattGAGACGGCAGGGATTAATGAACCATCTACAGAAAAAAGAATCTGAAATAAAAGGACTCTTGAAGAAACAGGCTGAGAGCAACTCAGAGCTCTCAGCCTTACAGCGAAAGGTAGCAGCGATGAACGTAAATGAGAAGAGATGTTTTGACCGGCCAGAATCAGAGTGGAGAAAACTTCAGGGGGAAATTCAGAGCTTGAACGGTCAAGTGGGGGCACTGATTGAAAGCAGGGATCTGGACCGAGAGCGCATAAAAAAACTCAATGAACAAATTGAGAAGTGGAAAACCAAATACtacacagagaagaagaaagaggacGATTTGCAGAAGAAATGCAAAGATTGGCAGAAAGAATGCGAGGATTTGAAGAAATCCAAACAGAGCAAAGAGGCACAGGTCAAAAATGACATTGATGTGGAAACACCTAAAACTGAAGGCAAAGTTGAGATGAAAACTGATAGACAGGTCAAATTTTTACCACCTATTGACCGAAAGACAGTTCGACTTCAAACTTTGCCTCTCGGTGAAGGAAAGTTGGTGCCAAATTTTAAAGAGGATAAGCTCCCAACGACAGAAAAGGTAAATCAGCGAAAGCCAATGCCTCCTAGCACAAGAAAGCCAGAAATGTCATCATCATTGGCAGGCAGGAAGCGTTCCCTCCGCTGAGCAGAGAAAAGATGGCTGGCAGCTAGGCAGAACGCCATGATGAGATTTACTCATCAATAACAAGCTTGTACCAACCGgtacaaaactaaattcataggttttctccgggtgctccggttttcctaccttcgggaaaaaaagtgattaggCTAATtggtcttttttaattttacctttGTCTCTCGTTCACTAACTGTTGGAGACCTTCTTTAAATGGACACACTtcaaaattaatctttaaaataaatgcataggttttctccgggtgctccggtttgtcctaccttcgggaaaaaaagtgattaggTTAATTGGTGTCTGTTGCACCCACAGTCAATGGACGGCCTTTTGTTTTGTAGTGCTAAGAGTTAAGCCAAAACTTACATGAGAATGCCAGACAGTCTTATTCAATTAATTAAGATATGATGGGTCTTTAATATAGCAAATATTAAAGACGCAAACATTTATTGGGTCTGGTTGGGGCAGTGAACTCTACATTTAGTTATTATTGGATCCTATAAAATGTGGCTTAAAGCTGAGATTCTGATGTTTGGATATGTATAATATATATTCTCTCTGCTAATAAATCTATATTGGTTGCTGACAGTTTTACAAACAAGAGAGAACAAAGCCAATTTCTCTTTATAATGGCCCTTAATTTAATAcgaataaatatataaatttaatacaaataaatataaatatatatatatatgtatatatatatatatatatatatatatatatatatatacatacatacatatacatatatagatatatatatatatacatatatatatatatatatatatatatatatatatatatatatatatatatatatatatatatatatatatatatatatatatatatatatatatatacatgtatatacatatatatacgtAAATGAGAAGAGATGTTTTGACCggcctaatcagtgctgttcctctgttattgatcatttcatacacaaacagctgtaCTTAGaatgctgactagaaaaaaaatctccctcATCGTTTTTTGCGGccctctagtgcagcgcccctatgcgttgcatACGCTGAATAGCCACCTTTTGCGCCACTGACTTTGGGCATCAGATGAATTCAGCCTTTAGTCGTGCAGATTTGAAACCTATGCTGGCCAAACGTCTACCCACGCACAGGGGGCCACGAAACCAGCTGGATTCAAATTAGTTCCATCCAAAAaacgccaaaaaaaaaagtttgattgccttttgtttttttctgcttaacaACCGCAAAATGATACACTAAAACGGCAAGGCAAGTTTATTTGAATAGCACATTTTCACTAACGTAGCGATTCAAAGTGCTTTGGTTAAATGAACAgaacagtttgattttttaAGGTAGAGTCATTTCGTAAATGcctaattaaataattaagtgTCAAAACAACCGAACAAGAACTGTTTCAATTTAATGTTAAAACGGTAATATAAAAACGTAgcaatttttcatcaatttattaaatagacagtttaataataaaatgtgcatGTTCGATAAACAAGGACGTAAGCATTTATTCCAACTTTTGATTGTCTAAATGCTtcaataatttctaaaatacaTCACATATATAATAatctatgtatttattaaaattctgacttttggataaatgcttttttaatatatatatatatatatatatatatatatatatatatatatatatatatatatatatatatatatatatatatatatatatatatatatatatatatatatatatatatatatatatataaagaagcAAAAGTGAGGCTTGCGCTTTAATAACTGAATATTTCTGGAGGGTGTGATCCGACGGAGCGCATCGTGTCGAAACTTGTCACGTCTAATCCTCGCTAGGTGGTGCTGTGCCGTGAGATTCGGCCCTCAAATCTCTCCGGAGGTTCCGAAGAAGAAGAGCACGTGTTTCCGGTTTTCCTCGGAGAGAAGTGTTTTTGaggtaacagaaataaaatggtgcGTAAATTAAAATATCACGAGCAGAAGCTGTTGAAGAAGGTAGACTTCATCAACTGGGAGGTGGACAACAACCTGCACGAGGTGAAGGTGTTACGGAAGTATCACATCGAGAAGCGCGAGGACTATACAAAGTGAGTAAAATCTGTGATGAGATGTTTGGGGTTTGACTGGACTCTGCGGCGTTCAGATTGGTCAGACGAGAAGGAGAATGGAAAAGGCCGAAAAGgttcaaatgtggaaaaacgaGTTATTCACGAAGACGGAAGCAAACGAaaaccaaagttgcaacatatgctcatttgccaaaaaaaaacacaaaaaaaacaagcaaacaaaacaccCCTAATTTGCATGCGAGTTAAATTTTACTACAAAGATGGAATATTATCGTGAAATTCATAAAAACACTTAGTTAAGGTAGTTTTCCAGGTTGAATACACTATATATAGTGTATTCCAATTAGATTCGAGTTTTTACCACAGTGCagtaaaattcaatttaaactATTAACGTTGCAGCCCTGCTTTATAGTGAAAATGCATGCGGCGACAGCGAAAAGAAATGTTTCCGTTTTTACAAGAAGAAACCAACTTGGGGGTTATAAACACAGAGGCACAAAATTCACAGGAAGACTTTCAGGGTGACTAACGTTGACAGAATTAATGGCAGCGGTAACTGTTATCATCTAGGATAAAAGCTCAACTAAATAGACAAACTACAAATAAGTACTACAACTAGTTAGTCAGTGGCAGCAGTATCTTCTTTTTCAACTTAAACCGCAAAAGACAGGGGTGAGTGTATCATCTGCTGAGAGACAGAACATGTTGACAGAAATTGTTCAACATATATCATCCTCCTGGAAAATGTCaccaagcagagaaaacataaagGTAATGGCATCCATAACTGATGATGGCGGATAACTGGAGAGTAGCAGGAGAAAGTAGCAGAGTGAGAAGTGGTCAGAATGTCCAAGCTAAGTGCTTATATGCTCTGCAGAGTCAGAAACAAGTTACAGTTTGTGATCTTTAAAGCATCAGCACTATATGAGAAACCACCAAACACAATGTAATACATGTTTACCAAGTGAgagtattttaaatgttaaactagAGCTAATGGGTGTTGTCCAGATTCCCAAAAAGCAGAATCAAATCAGACTCGCTCATCATGATATCGAACGTTAAGGTGTTACTAAGGAGTAATGTGTGTTCCATCTGAATTAGGTGTGTTAGAACAGCATATAGGAAGGAAATGGTTGGTTTTATTGTAggttgtgtctttttttttttttttatcttccaggTACAACAAGCTGAGTCGGAACATCAGAGAACTGGCGCAGAAGATCAGAGACCTGGATGAGAAGGATGGCTTCAGAGCTCAGAGCACACACCGCTTCCTGGAAAAGCTGTGAGTCACCAGAGGCCCTTGGGTCGGTTTGGGTCGGAATCGAaacaaaccagaaccagtaAAAAGTCACAAACGAATCCAAAATAAAGGACATTTATcagtaaatgtaacaaaaacacaaagaactaaactttttttttttttttttacattcacattaatgtacatatatttatacatgTACAGttgaaatcagatgtttacatatAAAGATAGATCTTTTTTCCTCACCATCCTGACAAAACGTAAGACTAAATCTTTCCTGTTTCAGGGGAGTTAGAATGACTAAAATGATCTCCAGTTGCTGTATATAATTTATGTCATTTGGAAAACCATATTCTGATTCACTTTGATTTTACCTTAGTAAAGGTTCAGGTCTGTTTACCCGATTCCTTACTTTGATCACATCTGTTGTTGCCCTCTGACCTTTCCACATGAAGCCTCAGTGACTCGTGTTAACCTGATGCGACACTGTCTGCTCCTCTGGTTGCTCAGGTACAGCATCGGCCTGATCCCCACCAGACAGAACCTGTCGCTGACAGAGAAGGTCACGGCCTCGTCCTTCTGCAGGTAAAATCTCCGCAAACACAAACCGACGCAGCGTTGCAGCTCTGTTTTATCCTGCCTGGTCGTTCACCTGCAGGAGGCGTCTGCCCAGCATCATGCTGAACCTCCGCATGGCTCAGAACCTGAAGACGGCCATTACGTTCATCCAGCAAGGACGTATCCTTCAGTCCGTGTGTCCGTCTGGTGTTTGTTATCCCAGAGAGAACGCAGGTTTCTTTGCATCCAACAATAGAGGCTGATTGGCCGTTTTCCTAAACACGCTGACAGATGTTCGTGTCGGCCCGGACATCGTCACAGATCCAGCTTTTCTCGTCACGAGGTCGGTTTCCAGCTTGGTTTATAACGTCTGATATCCCCCACAAGATGCTTTGGTGTATACAATCAGCAGCACTGTCTGAaattatgtctttgttttagaaatatggAAGATTTTGTAACCTGGGTGGACTTGTCGAAGATCAAGCAGCACGTCCTGAATTATAATGATGAGGTGAGACTTTCATTCATCCATGAATGAATGGAGGagctgtgttttgttgctgtgtttccactgaccataACGTtcgcttaatggaaacacggcaattccgaaaaaaacatatttttctataaaaatgtttctacgctaagatgaggtggtttttttgGCCGTATTGAAATAGATGTATTTTTGCAAAGCTGCGATggagagacttttttttcttttttaaaacatcgcACGAGtcacaaccagatgttactactggtggaaacgacaaagaagacgacaggaagtagttgtaGGATGATGGCGACGCCTGATGTCTTAATGACAAACTTTTTCACGTGTGacttttaattgaatttctgGTTTCACGGAAactgaaattgtgttttcttgatATTAGCAGAATATCTACAAACATTTGCGCACATTTGTTATGGAAACGCAGCTTCGAGAGCCTCGGTTATCGAGTTATGAAAATCTCTGTCATGTTGTCTTAATGTAGGATCATAACTTACAttaatgtttctgttgcagAGGGACGACTTTGATCTGATGGCATGAGTGGGAATGAACTGTGCTGCAAAGACAACGGAAGAGGAGAAATGCTTTAAACTCCAACAGCACAGACTTACGGACTTGTGGGAAAACGTTGGCCATGATTTACTGTAGAGTCCTTCTGGATATGAAGGATGAATGCTGCCACATTCAGCATGAAGcggtttttaaatgtaaaactccTGAGTCCTGGCTTTAACATTAGGACCAGTAAATGGGCCCTGATTTCCTTTAATTCGGGCCATCGGCCGATACTTGCAGAGCacctgaataatttttttttttaaattgatatcGGCCAAAATCTGAATCGGCAGATCAGGTTGACCTTATGGACCCATTGACTCACATGTAAGTGTCTTTCCTTGTGATCGTTAAGGGGTAAAAGATCTGTGATCAGCCAGAAATCCTCAATCGGTGAAGCTCTGTTTAAAATACCTCAGGATATTAATTTAATTCCagagatttttttgaaaatataaaaaaaaatctgattcttcCAGCTAATTTCTTTGCTTCAAATCACACTATTCTAACCTGTTTGTCACCTCATGGTAAAAATCCAGGTCCTTtattttggttgtgtttttattgcttgttcataacaattcaaaaatacacaataaagcGTTTATTGGGATCAGtaagtaaatgtattttctgaaagatGCTGATTCAATAGCAACAAACTTTCTGACAGGAACTTTGTGAATGTGACCAACCAGGAACTGAACCGGGTTtgattttcagaataaagtgCAGTAATAAAAAGAATGTGTTTAGGTATTGAAGTCAGTAACTGACTGGTTTCCAAATGAAAGTTACTGTTCAGGATGAtttgatgtagtttttaataaatttatttaaatctaattaaattttGTCCCTTAACTtattggatgaaaaaaaaaacacttgtaaaaaaataaacaatttctgAGCATGCAGTTAGGTCATATAGACTACATTAAGTATTCTATTAGTATCTCTAAGTAAACTAGAAAGTTATTAGAAAGATTATTCTAGTAATTCAGGTTAAAGAaggtaaaaccttttttatggATTCACTTCACTGTGAAAAATTTCAagtatttggattatttttgatgtttgaacAGCCCAAACTTCACGAGTCGTGAacctgtttttgtattttgagcattttgtacttttatgatttgagttgtattttttttttttttattgctttaaaatgtgCATGCTTTTTATCATAAACAGAGACTGTAAATTATATCACCATACATGACAGTttgttaaatcttttattttttcaaaacaatataaAGTGTTTTCCTCACAGTGTCAACGTATTATCCTGAAGCTgttccttcttcttctgttgtgtAACTCAGGGAAGCTCCACCTCCAATGTGCAAACATTTGCCTCTGTAAACAACCCCAACGGCCCTCTGTAGAACATTTGTCTCCGTACAAAAGAAAAGTCCAACTAAACACCGACAGCTCTGCTTTCACAGAATACAAAACCTAAAGCAACAGCAGAGAAGAAAGGTCTTCCTCCGCCACAGAGAGAGGGAAAAGTCTTTGTTTAATCATCAAAGCCACCAAAAGCGCACATAGATGATGAGCGTCACAAAGACCAAAACCACGGCAGCGACTTTAGCGTAGGTGGAGCGGGTGTTGAGGAACCTGGCGTCGCTGCGGTACTTCTCGGCCTGGCTGCGCAGGTTGCTGGCCTTGGTGTCCAAAGCTGATGAAGAGAGCAGATTCGGGGTTAGCTGGAGTCGGACAGCTGGTCAGAAGGTTGAGGTTTTACTCCAAACCGGTTACCAGAAAGAGCTTCTCCTCTCTGCAGGACTTCCTCGATATTTGCCACCATAATTCTCTGGATGTCCTGCAGCTCCGTGCTGACGCTGCTCAGGTTCCTCCGAGCCCTGCTGTCAACGTATgacttctttgttttctgcatgtACGTATCtagaatataaaaaaagttacttttttccccctgctctTTACATATGTGTCCTAAAATGGACCTAAAAGGGATTTAATTCTTCAATTTCAGAAAACACTCCGACGATGAAG
This is a stretch of genomic DNA from Gambusia affinis linkage group LG12, SWU_Gaff_1.0, whole genome shotgun sequence. It encodes these proteins:
- the imp3 gene encoding U3 small nucleolar ribonucleoprotein protein IMP3, producing MVRKLKYHEQKLLKKVDFINWEVDNNLHEVKVLRKYHIEKREDYTKYNKLSRNIRELAQKIRDLDEKDGFRAQSTHRFLEKLYSIGLIPTRQNLSLTEKVTASSFCRRRLPSIMLNLRMAQNLKTAITFIQQGHVRVGPDIVTDPAFLVTRNMEDFVTWVDLSKIKQHVLNYNDERDDFDLMA
- the LOC122840591 gene encoding early endosome antigen 1-like, producing the protein MSTVTPHALNEDVVRQLSKDELAFVVLDWLQRMKDIGAMLRREDELEKQLTEAQEEIKHLKQDVVSLTEERDSALFQKKMLEKRTIPQLNRELENQRNHKNQFRSEIQKYHLKVMELYTTFKSLERQSKQKVESILIQTDAVESRSTADQNTIEKRDDKVKRLEFELSQRDDDICIFKKEASDHKERCRRLEGKIEDLQKQLEKGEEEMKNILKKLPKPRKEELIAKSRQEFKATLQLYEPIITEEKLRRQGLMNHLQKKESEIKGLLKKQAESNSELSALQRKVAAMNVNEKRCFDRPESEWRKLQGEIQSLNGQVGALIESRDLDRERIKKLNEQIEKWKTKYYTEKKKEDDLQKKCKDWQKECEDLKKSKQSKEAQVKNDIDVETPKTEGKVEMKTDRQVKFLPPIDRKTVRLQTLPLGEGKLVPNFKEDKLPTTEKVVLCREIRPSNLSGGSEEEEHVFPVFLGEKCF